The Candidatus Schekmanbacteria bacterium genome contains the following window.
ATCCTCAAGGTCTGCCTTTGCTACAGGTTCAGAATTGATATCAATTGACGAATCTGCTCTAACACTCACAACAAGATTTTTTGATTCCTCCTTTTTTTTCTCTTCCTGTTTTTTAGGTGGTGTTTTTTCAGGCAGTTTTATATCCAAACCTTTCTGAGACAAAGGTATGATAACCATAAATATAACCAGAAGGACAAGGACGATGTCTATAAGAGGCACAACATTTATCTCGTTTCTTATCCCTCTGCCGCCTACTTCCATTCCCATATTTAATTTCCTCCAGAGAAACTTCCAAAGTAAATAAATTATTCTTCAGCTGTCTTCTCAGTCATTAAGCCGATTTCTTTGACACCTGCTTTTGTGCAAATATCCATTACTTCCATTATTTTGTCAAAAGTCAATGTTTGGTCGGCTTTTATGTACATCGTTTTATCTTCTCTATTCTCAAAGACCGATGTCAGTTTATCTTCAAGGCGCGTTTTAGGAACTCTGTCCATGTCAAGAAACATCTGGCCATCCCTCTTAATAGTCAGTGTTATTTTTACCCCTTCCTTCTTTTCTGCATATTTAGCTTTAGGTAAAATAACATCAACACCCTTTTGAAGCATTGGTGTTACAACCATAAAGATAACAAGCAGAACAAGAACAACATCTATAAGAGGGACAACATTAATATCTGATTTTACATTTTTTGTCCCGCCTACTTCCATTCCCATTTTACTTGCTTGCCTCCTTTAATAGATAATCAATGAGCTCAGATGATGAATTGTCTATTTCTACAACATAGTTTTCAGTCTTTGTAACAAAATAGTTAAAGGCAACGACAGCAGGGATAGCAACACCAATTCCGAATGCTGTAGTAATTAGAGCTTCAGCAATACCTGCCGATACTGTTGCAAGGCCACCTGAACCGCTCTGAGCCATTGATTGGAAGGCATTGATAATTCCAAATATGGTTCCAAATAATCCTACAAAAGGAGATATACTACCAATTGTAGCAAGGCCACCCGTCCCTTTTTTAAGGCGAGCAACTTCAACTGCTGTTTCTCTTTGAATCGCTCTTGAGGCGGCTTCGATTTTATCTTCTGATGTTATTGCTTTCTGAATATCCGATGTGCCTGCATCATTCAGATTCAATTCTCTCAATCCAGAGGCAAGAACTCTTGCAACATGGCTTTTAGTGGCTTCTTCAGCTATGGGCAAAATGCTTTTCAAGTTTCCTTTCTTGAAGTATTCAGCGGTATCAGCAATAAACTTTTTAGTCTGTTTCTTTGCCTGATTGAATATCCACCATCTTTCAACCATTATTGTCAAAGAATAAATTGAAGATGCCGCTAAGATAAAAACAACTGTCTTTGCAATAATTCCCATACTTTCCCAAATCTCAGCAAGCGAAAACTGCATTTTAAAACCTCCTTTTAATCATTTAATTTTTTTCTGATTTCCAAAATCTATTCTATTTCTAAATCAATCTATTAATTGAGCTTAAATCTTACAGGCGCATTGTAATAAACGCGGACAGGTTTGCCTCCTGCTTTCGCCGGCTTGAATCTCCATTTAAGGACTGCCTGTATGGCGGCATCTTCAAGCCCAATGCCTCTTGCTTTTGGAGGCACAACTGTAAGCACCTGAGCGCTTTCTACTTTCCCCGTAATTCCGATTATCAACTTCAATATAACCGTTCCTTCTATACCTGCTTTAAGTGCAAGAGATGGATAAACTGGCGCTACTCTATCGATTAAAACCGGTTTTTCCATATCTGCTGTAACTACCCTTGGAGGTGGTATTTCAGGTTCAGGAGCCGCTTCCGGGAGAACTTCATTCAAGAAGTTTGTTCCCCCGCCTCCAAATGCTCCACCTCCAATGACTCCGCCTATAACTCCAGCACCTGCGCCTGCCCCTGCGTTTGCAACTTCCTCTGGCACCTCTAATGACTCATCAACCACCGTTGGGCCTGTATCAATTTCAGGCGCCGCCTGTTTCACTTGCGCAACCTGTTGAGGTGCTGCAGCTGGTGGGGGAGGAGGTGGCGGTGGTGCAGGAGGTGCAACTATGACTACCGGCGCCTCCTTTTCAACTACATTTGGAAATAGAATCGGGAATAAAACAACAAAGCCAATAAAAACTCCGTGAATTATTAGCGAAATTGGTGCCGTTAACCATCTTTTGCCACCAAGACCTTGTGTCCCCGATTCAACAAGAGTATCAAACACTAATCTGACCTCCTTTCTTCAATATGAGTTATGTTTGATATAGCAAAATCAAAATGAGGATGGATGATTACACCACAAAAAGAATAGTAATGCAAGCTTTGAAATAG
Protein-coding sequences here:
- a CDS encoding energy transducer TonB; translated protein: MFDTLVESGTQGLGGKRWLTAPISLIIHGVFIGFVVLFPILFPNVVEKEAPVVIVAPPAPPPPPPPPAAAPQQVAQVKQAAPEIDTGPTVVDESLEVPEEVANAGAGAGAGVIGGVIGGGAFGGGGTNFLNEVLPEAAPEPEIPPPRVVTADMEKPVLIDRVAPVYPSLALKAGIEGTVILKLIIGITGKVESAQVLTVVPPKARGIGLEDAAIQAVLKWRFKPAKAGGKPVRVYYNAPVRFKLN
- a CDS encoding biopolymer transporter ExbD — protein: MGMEVGGTKNVKSDINVVPLIDVVLVLLVIFMVVTPMLQKGVDVILPKAKYAEKKEGVKITLTIKRDGQMFLDMDRVPKTRLEDKLTSVFENREDKTMYIKADQTLTFDKIMEVMDICTKAGVKEIGLMTEKTAEE
- a CDS encoding biopolymer transporter ExbD — protein: MGMEVGGRGIRNEINVVPLIDIVLVLLVIFMVIIPLSQKGLDIKLPEKTPPKKQEEKKKEESKNLVVSVRADSSIDINSEPVAKADLEDKVREELAGRDNKMIFIKAAGSLVYGSIVDIIDICKGAGAETIAIITEGRKKK
- a CDS encoding flagellar motor protein MotA, which produces MGIIAKTVVFILAASSIYSLTIMVERWWIFNQAKKQTKKFIADTAEYFKKGNLKSILPIAEEATKSHVARVLASGLRELNLNDAGTSDIQKAITSEDKIEAASRAIQRETAVEVARLKKGTGGLATIGSISPFVGLFGTIFGIINAFQSMAQSGSGGLATVSAGIAEALITTAFGIGVAIPAVVAFNYFVTKTENYVVEIDNSSSELIDYLLKEASK